A region of Streptosporangiales bacterium DNA encodes the following proteins:
- a CDS encoding FAD-binding protein translates to MTAAFARALASQLPATTRVDPMTRGAYAGDASLYRAVPAAVLFPRDVEDVVRAVRLAREHGVPVTSRGGGTSIAGNSLGPGLLVDFSRYMNRVREVDPEAATVVAQPGAICDDLTAAGAPYGLAFPPDPSTHARCTIGGMVGNNSCGAHSAAWGTTADHVRELEVLLADGRIVRLRPGGSGDATLDDRLTAIRDRHLELLRTELGRFRRQVSGYGLHRLLPEHGFDTARAFVGSEGTCGIVLSATVGLVPTPAAKALLVLGFPDVIAAAEAAPALPALGALTAEGLDGELVDAVRRRPGRGHVGDELPPGRGWLMCEVGGATPEEALDVANRIIAAVPHATHRVTDDPVTTRSLWRVREDGSGIATRAADGTEAWAGWEDAAVPPENFAAYLGDFRTLLAKHGRSGILYGHFGEGCAHVRIDWPLHEPGGIAGYRSFVEDAADLVAAHGGTVSGEHGDGRARSELLPRMYSAEAMAAFGAFKHAFDPDGVLNPGVIVDPAPLDAEMRFGPPKRPHAFVSVQALHADGGSFSNAVRRCVGVGKCRVPHGTAMCPSYQATRDEVHSTRGRARLLAEMLEGDVVTDGWRSTEVRDALDLCLSCKACKSDCPVDVDMATYKAEFLHHHYEGRLRPRTHYSLGWLPLWLRLAQLAPALAGPVGRTPSLAKLAKTAAGVDQHRDLPPLPGTTLQRAFRRRGSRGSGSAGTVVLWPDSFTNLLEPRIGTAAVEVLEALGYRVVMPKSPVCCGLTWYSTGQLGVARRVVGNSVKAIAPYLAAGYPVLGLEPSCASALRDEARELLPDDPLVARLSRQLTTLPELLAPHESNWPFGSLDIDAVVQVHCHQTSTKGAAGDLDLLRRIGVRPDQAGPGCCGLAGDFGFAAGHYEVSQACAEQSLYPKVRGADTGTVVVADGLSCRTQVTQGTGRTAVHTAELLRRALR, encoded by the coding sequence ATGACCGCCGCGTTCGCCAGGGCGCTGGCCAGCCAGCTGCCGGCCACCACACGCGTCGACCCGATGACCCGCGGCGCGTACGCGGGTGACGCGTCGCTGTACCGCGCGGTACCCGCCGCCGTGCTCTTCCCGCGCGACGTCGAGGACGTGGTCCGGGCGGTGCGGCTCGCGCGCGAGCACGGGGTGCCGGTGACCTCACGCGGCGGCGGCACCTCGATCGCAGGGAACTCGCTCGGCCCCGGGCTGCTCGTCGACTTCTCCCGCTACATGAACCGGGTGCGCGAGGTGGACCCCGAGGCCGCGACGGTGGTCGCGCAGCCGGGCGCCATCTGCGACGACCTCACCGCCGCGGGCGCGCCTTACGGCCTCGCGTTCCCGCCCGACCCTTCCACCCATGCGCGCTGCACCATCGGCGGCATGGTGGGCAACAACTCCTGCGGCGCGCACTCGGCCGCCTGGGGCACGACCGCCGACCACGTCCGTGAGCTCGAGGTGCTGCTCGCCGACGGCCGCATCGTGCGGTTGCGCCCAGGCGGCAGCGGTGACGCCACCCTCGATGACCGGCTCACGGCGATCCGCGACCGGCACCTGGAGCTGCTGCGTACGGAGCTCGGCAGGTTCCGCCGGCAGGTGTCCGGGTACGGCCTGCACCGGCTGCTGCCCGAGCATGGCTTCGACACCGCGCGCGCGTTCGTCGGCAGCGAGGGCACGTGCGGCATCGTGCTCTCCGCCACCGTCGGGCTCGTGCCCACGCCGGCGGCGAAGGCGTTGCTCGTGCTGGGTTTCCCCGACGTCATCGCGGCGGCCGAGGCCGCGCCCGCGCTGCCGGCGCTCGGCGCGCTGACCGCCGAGGGGCTCGACGGCGAGCTGGTCGACGCCGTGCGGCGGCGGCCGGGCCGCGGACACGTCGGCGACGAGCTGCCGCCGGGGCGCGGCTGGCTGATGTGCGAGGTCGGCGGGGCGACCCCGGAGGAGGCGCTCGACGTCGCGAACCGCATCATCGCCGCGGTGCCGCACGCGACGCACAGGGTCACCGACGACCCGGTCACCACCAGGTCGCTGTGGCGGGTGCGCGAGGACGGCTCCGGCATCGCGACCAGGGCGGCGGACGGCACCGAGGCCTGGGCCGGCTGGGAGGACGCCGCCGTACCGCCGGAGAACTTCGCCGCGTACCTCGGCGACTTCCGCACCCTGCTGGCCAAGCACGGCCGCAGCGGCATCCTGTACGGCCACTTCGGCGAGGGCTGCGCGCACGTCAGGATCGACTGGCCGCTGCATGAGCCAGGCGGCATCGCCGGGTATCGCAGCTTCGTCGAGGACGCCGCCGACCTGGTCGCCGCGCACGGCGGCACCGTCTCAGGCGAGCACGGTGACGGCCGGGCGCGGTCCGAGCTGCTGCCGCGGATGTACTCCGCCGAGGCGATGGCGGCGTTCGGCGCGTTCAAGCACGCGTTCGACCCCGACGGGGTGCTCAACCCGGGCGTCATCGTCGACCCTGCGCCGCTGGACGCGGAGATGCGCTTCGGCCCGCCGAAGCGGCCGCACGCGTTCGTCTCCGTCCAGGCGCTGCACGCCGACGGCGGCTCGTTCAGCAACGCCGTGCGCCGCTGTGTCGGCGTGGGTAAGTGCCGGGTGCCGCACGGCACGGCCATGTGCCCGTCGTACCAGGCGACCAGGGACGAGGTGCACTCCACCCGCGGCCGTGCGCGGCTGCTCGCCGAGATGCTCGAAGGCGACGTGGTCACCGACGGCTGGCGGTCCACGGAGGTACGCGACGCGCTCGACCTCTGCCTCAGCTGCAAGGCGTGCAAGAGCGACTGCCCGGTGGACGTCGACATGGCGACGTACAAGGCGGAGTTCCTGCACCACCACTACGAGGGGCGGCTGCGGCCGCGTACGCACTACAGCCTCGGCTGGCTGCCGCTGTGGCTGCGGCTCGCGCAGCTGGCGCCCGCCCTGGCCGGTCCGGTGGGGCGCACGCCGTCGCTGGCGAAGCTGGCGAAGACCGCCGCCGGGGTGGACCAGCACCGCGACCTACCGCCGCTGCCGGGCACCACGCTGCAGCGCGCGTTCCGCCGGCGCGGCTCGCGCGGTAGCGGCAGTGCCGGCACGGTCGTGCTGTGGCCGGACAGCTTCACCAACCTGCTCGAGCCCAGGATCGGCACCGCCGCCGTCGAGGTGCTCGAGGCGCTCGGCTACCGCGTCGTGATGCCGAAGAGTCCCGTGTGTTGCGGTCTCACCTGGTACTCGACCGGACAGCTCGGCGTGGCCCGCAGGGTCGTCGGCAACTCGGTCAAGGCGATCGCGCCGTACCTGGCCGCCGGTTACCCGGTGCTCGGGCTCGAGCCTTCGTGCGCCTCCGCGCTGCGCGACGAGGCACGCGAGCTGCTGCCCGACGACCCGCTGGTGGCGCGGCTGTCGCGGCAGCTGACCACGCTGCCCGAGCTGCTGGCGCCGCACGAGAGCAACTGGCCGTTCGGGTCGCTCGACATCGACGCGGTCGTGCAGGTGCACTGCCACCAGACGTCCACCAAGGGCGCGGCAGGCGACCTCGACCTGCTGCGGCGGATCGGCGTCCGGCCGGACCAGGCCGGGCCCGGCTGCTGCGGCCTGGCCGGCGACTTCGGGTTCGCCGCGGGGCACTACGAGGTGTCGCAGGCGTGCGCGGAGCAGTCGCTCTACCCGAAGGTGCGCGGCGCAGATACGGGCACGGTGGTCGTCGCCGACGGCCTTTCGTGCCGTACCCAGGTCACCCAGGGCACCGGGCGTACGGCCGTGCACACCGCCGAGCTGCTGCGTCGCGCCCTGCGGTGA
- a CDS encoding DUF86 domain-containing protein: protein MHRTITDAVPGEPIDEIRVLWRLRSVTHDIALLREEAGAAKERRSDPIWLRGVSYAFVTAVGSCADVAQHLCAVEQWGPPADDGAAFELLGVRGVLPEPVATAMGGAAQLRDDLVRQQVDVDHALLDRLLDTHPVESCVAAVAEFVEQRY, encoded by the coding sequence CTGCACCGGACGATCACTGACGCCGTGCCTGGCGAGCCGATCGACGAGATCCGGGTGCTGTGGCGGCTGCGTAGCGTCACGCACGACATCGCGCTGCTGCGCGAGGAGGCGGGGGCAGCCAAGGAGCGCCGCAGCGACCCGATCTGGCTGCGCGGGGTGAGCTACGCGTTCGTCACGGCGGTCGGGTCGTGTGCCGACGTGGCACAGCACCTCTGCGCCGTCGAGCAGTGGGGGCCGCCGGCGGACGACGGTGCCGCCTTCGAGCTGCTCGGTGTGCGCGGCGTGCTGCCCGAGCCGGTGGCCACCGCGATGGGCGGGGCCGCGCAGCTGCGGGACGACCTCGTGCGGCAGCAGGTCGACGTCGACCATGCGCTGCTCGACCGGCTCCTCGACACTCACCCCGTGGAGTCGTGCGTGGCCGCCGTCGCGGAGTTCGTCGAGCAGCGGTACTGA
- a CDS encoding MarR family transcriptional regulator, which produces MTTSTPVRSPAQLADALVRLTHLVQHVFADASRRHDMTPQHAQLLCLLTERPLGMSELCRLLHLEKSSVTGLVDRVQRRGLVARARDEDDRRACRVQLTDEGSRLADRAHASVAARLDELAADLSAADRAHLADALTRVVAAAPDDH; this is translated from the coding sequence ATGACCACGTCCACGCCGGTGCGGTCCCCGGCGCAGCTGGCGGATGCGTTGGTACGGCTGACGCACCTCGTCCAGCACGTGTTCGCCGACGCCAGCAGGCGGCACGACATGACACCGCAGCATGCGCAGCTGCTCTGCCTGCTGACCGAGCGGCCGCTCGGCATGTCCGAGCTCTGCCGGCTGCTCCACCTGGAGAAGTCGAGCGTCACCGGGCTCGTCGACCGGGTGCAGCGCCGCGGATTGGTGGCGCGGGCCAGGGACGAGGACGACCGGCGCGCCTGCCGGGTGCAGCTGACCGACGAGGGCAGCCGGCTCGCCGACCGGGCGCACGCCTCGGTCGCCGCGCGGCTGGACGAGCTCGCCGCCGACCTCTCGGCCGCCGACCGCGCCCACCTGGCCGACGCGCTGACCCGAGTGGTCGCCGCTGCACCGGACGATCACTGA
- a CDS encoding PPOX class F420-dependent oxidoreductase, protein MDVFTAAELEYLRGNQLLARLATVGRDGMPHLSPVGWSLRPDGRTIEIGGHNFGGSKKFRDVQRTGLAALVVDDVLPPWRPRGVEIRGRAEAVSGGRVVIRIHPQRIVSWGLTPADTVEASYHARDVEETTNA, encoded by the coding sequence ATGGACGTGTTCACCGCCGCCGAGCTCGAGTACCTGCGCGGCAACCAGCTGCTCGCACGGCTGGCCACCGTCGGGCGCGACGGCATGCCGCACCTGTCCCCCGTCGGCTGGTCGCTGCGGCCGGACGGCCGCACCATAGAGATCGGCGGCCACAACTTCGGCGGCTCGAAGAAGTTCCGCGATGTGCAGCGCACCGGCCTGGCCGCGCTCGTCGTCGACGACGTGCTGCCGCCGTGGCGGCCGCGCGGCGTGGAGATCCGCGGCCGCGCCGAGGCGGTCAGCGGCGGGCGCGTCGTCATCCGCATCCACCCGCAGCGGATCGTCAGCTGGGGCCTCACCCCGGCCGACACCGTCGAGGCCAGCTACCACGCCCGCGACGTCGAGGAGACCACCAATGCCTGA
- a CDS encoding LLM class flavin-dependent oxidoreductase, producing the protein MPDYGHDLRFGINLVPAAADPGRTAALAQLAERSGADLVTFQDHPYQPAYLDTWTLLSYLAAATDTVHLAGNVHPVPLRQPAVLARSAASLDLLSGGRFELGLGTGAFWDAIEAMGGPRRSPGEAIEALDEAVQIIRASWDTDSRGSVRVDGKHYRMHGAKRGPRPAHDIGIWLGAYRPRMLRLTGRLADGWLPSLPYLEHPDRLADGNAVIDEAAAAAGREPRDVLRLLNLGDELAPEQLADLALLYGTSTFLLLTDDETAVRRFAGDTAARVRELVAKERSG; encoded by the coding sequence ATGCCTGACTACGGACACGACCTGCGCTTCGGCATCAACCTGGTGCCCGCGGCGGCGGACCCAGGCCGCACCGCTGCGCTCGCCCAGCTCGCCGAGCGCAGCGGCGCCGACCTGGTCACGTTCCAGGACCACCCGTACCAGCCCGCGTACCTCGACACCTGGACGCTGCTGAGCTACCTCGCCGCCGCCACCGACACCGTGCACCTGGCCGGCAACGTGCACCCGGTGCCGCTGCGCCAGCCCGCGGTGCTCGCGCGCAGTGCCGCCAGCCTGGACCTGCTCAGCGGCGGCCGGTTCGAGCTCGGCCTCGGCACCGGCGCGTTCTGGGACGCGATCGAGGCGATGGGCGGGCCGCGCCGCTCCCCCGGCGAGGCGATCGAGGCGCTCGACGAGGCCGTCCAGATCATCCGCGCCAGCTGGGACACCGACAGCCGCGGCAGCGTGCGCGTCGACGGCAAGCACTACCGGATGCACGGCGCGAAGCGCGGCCCGCGGCCGGCACACGACATCGGCATCTGGCTCGGCGCGTACCGGCCGCGGATGCTGCGCCTGACCGGGCGACTGGCCGACGGCTGGCTGCCGTCGCTGCCGTACCTCGAGCACCCGGACCGGCTGGCGGACGGCAACGCCGTCATCGACGAGGCCGCCGCGGCTGCCGGGCGGGAGCCGCGGGACGTCCTGCGACTGCTCAACCTCGGCGACGAGCTGGCGCCCGAGCAGCTCGCGGACCTGGCGCTGCTCTACGGCACGAGCACGTTCCTGTTGCTCACCGACGACGAGACGGCCGTCCGTAGGTTCGCGGGTGACACCGCGGCCAGGGTCAGGGAGCTGGTCGCCAAAGAGCGCTCCGGTTAA
- a CDS encoding enterochelin esterase, whose product MQPWSAQWAGTLHEHVVSSDVLRSNPLGDPHERPLWVYTPPGYADRPDRHYPSVYVLQGYTGFLTSWTNRKAFRKPFPELVDELFADGDTPPVVVVYVDAWTAYGGSQFVDSPGTGRYHTYLCDEIVPYIDVHYRTLDAATHRGIMGKSSGGFGAMITPMLRPDLFGGLATHAGDALYEYLYLPEFSRCVRLLRDYDGDIDRWWKDFNQRVAFTKDGDETLLMTLGCTAAFSAGADGRPQLPFHPRTGVLDQELWQRWLDWDPVRMVPRYAEALRSLRAFWVDGGTEDEWNLDIGAEAFRQALLDIGVPDDRIAFELFDAGHGGIEYRYPLSLRHLANALSPKGS is encoded by the coding sequence ATGCAGCCGTGGTCGGCGCAGTGGGCGGGCACGCTCCACGAGCACGTCGTCAGCAGCGACGTGCTGCGCAGCAACCCGCTCGGCGACCCGCACGAACGGCCGCTGTGGGTGTACACGCCACCCGGCTACGCGGACCGGCCCGACCGGCACTACCCGAGCGTCTACGTGCTCCAGGGCTACACCGGGTTCCTCACCTCGTGGACCAACCGCAAGGCGTTCCGCAAGCCGTTCCCCGAACTGGTCGACGAGCTGTTCGCCGACGGCGACACACCGCCGGTGGTCGTCGTCTACGTGGACGCGTGGACCGCGTACGGCGGCAGCCAGTTCGTCGACTCCCCAGGCACCGGCAGGTACCACACGTACCTCTGCGACGAGATCGTGCCTTACATCGACGTGCACTACCGCACCCTGGACGCCGCGACGCACCGCGGCATCATGGGCAAGTCGTCCGGCGGCTTCGGCGCCATGATCACGCCGATGCTGCGCCCTGACCTGTTCGGCGGCCTCGCCACGCACGCAGGCGACGCGCTGTACGAGTACCTCTACCTGCCCGAGTTCTCCAGGTGCGTGCGGCTGCTGCGTGACTACGACGGCGACATCGACCGGTGGTGGAAGGACTTCAACCAGCGGGTCGCGTTCACCAAGGACGGCGACGAGACACTGCTGATGACCCTCGGGTGCACCGCGGCGTTCTCCGCAGGCGCGGACGGCCGACCGCAGTTGCCGTTCCACCCCCGCACCGGCGTGCTCGACCAGGAGCTGTGGCAGCGCTGGCTCGACTGGGACCCGGTGCGCATGGTGCCGCGGTACGCGGAGGCGCTGCGCTCGCTCCGCGCGTTCTGGGTCGACGGCGGCACCGAGGACGAGTGGAACCTCGACATCGGCGCCGAGGCGTTCCGGCAGGCGCTGCTCGACATCGGCGTCCCCGACGACCGCATCGCCTTCGAGCTGTTCGACGCCGGCCACGGCGGCATCGAGTACCGCTACCCGCTCTCCCTGCGCCACCTCGCCAACGCACTGTCACCGAAAGGGTCTTGA
- a CDS encoding hydrolase, protein MSTSQTKVAVMQFAAGSDKDENLATVQRLFDQLRTTLGSDSAPAMVVLPEAAMREFGPAGDQLAPHAEPLDGPFVQELAKLAKDHATTVVAGVFESGDGDRVYNTLVALDPAGDLVGAYRKVHLYDAFAFRESDRLIAGTEEPPVLTGVLPGLTVGLQTCYDLRFPETSRSLIDRGTDVIVLPAAWVRGPLKEDHWATLVKARAIENTSYVVASGQCGQVCAGNSMVVDPHGVTVGSLGEQEGVFTALLDPARIAEVRKVNPSLTNRRYPVTTLGG, encoded by the coding sequence ATGAGTACCAGCCAGACGAAGGTCGCCGTCATGCAGTTCGCCGCCGGCTCCGACAAGGACGAGAACCTCGCGACGGTCCAGCGGCTGTTCGACCAGCTGCGCACGACCCTCGGCTCCGACTCGGCGCCGGCCATGGTCGTGCTGCCCGAGGCGGCGATGCGCGAGTTCGGCCCCGCAGGTGACCAGCTGGCACCGCACGCCGAGCCGCTCGACGGCCCGTTCGTCCAGGAGCTCGCCAAGCTCGCCAAGGACCACGCCACGACCGTCGTCGCAGGGGTGTTCGAGAGCGGCGACGGCGACCGCGTCTACAACACGCTGGTCGCGCTCGACCCGGCCGGCGACCTGGTCGGCGCGTACCGCAAAGTGCACCTGTACGACGCGTTCGCGTTCCGCGAGTCCGACCGGCTGATCGCCGGCACCGAGGAGCCACCGGTGCTGACCGGTGTGCTGCCCGGGCTGACCGTAGGGCTCCAGACCTGCTACGACCTGAGGTTCCCCGAGACGAGCCGGTCGCTCATCGACCGCGGCACCGACGTCATCGTGCTGCCCGCCGCCTGGGTGCGCGGCCCGCTGAAGGAGGACCACTGGGCCACGCTGGTGAAGGCACGCGCAATCGAGAACACCTCGTACGTGGTGGCGTCCGGGCAGTGCGGACAGGTGTGCGCGGGCAACAGCATGGTGGTCGACCCGCACGGCGTCACCGTCGGCTCGCTGGGCGAGCAGGAGGGCGTGTTCACCGCACTCCTCGACCCGGCGCGTATCGCGGAGGTACGTAAGGTCAACCCGTCGCTGACCAACAGGCGCTATCCGGTGACGACCCTGGGCGGTTGA
- the fdhA gene encoding formaldehyde dehydrogenase, glutathione-independent: MASNKAVQYVSPGNVEVQAIDYPTFQLSDGPGVNPANVGRQVHHGAILKVVATNICGSDQHMVRGRTTAPAGLVLGHEITGEVVETGRDVEFIKTGDLCSVPFNIACGRCRNCKERHTGVCLNVNPERPGSAYGYVDMGGWVGGQAEYVLVPYADWNLLAFPDKDQAMEKILDLTMLSDIFPTGYHGCYSAGVTTGSTVYVAGAGPVGLAAAHSAQLLGAAVVVVGDMNTQRLEQARSFGCETVDLSADASLPDQLEQVLGVPEVDAAVDAVGFEARGHGQDAAHEAPATVLNSVMEVTKAAGQLGIPGLYVTGDPGGVDDAAKVGSLSVRIGLGWAKSHSFTTGQCPVMKYHRGLMMSILHGKAQIAKAVNATVLPLDQAPRGYQEFDKGAANKYVLDPHGLIAA; encoded by the coding sequence ATGGCGAGCAACAAGGCAGTGCAGTACGTCAGTCCGGGCAATGTCGAGGTACAGGCCATCGACTACCCGACCTTCCAGCTGAGCGACGGGCCGGGCGTCAACCCGGCCAACGTCGGGCGGCAGGTGCACCACGGTGCCATCCTCAAAGTGGTGGCCACCAACATCTGCGGCTCCGACCAGCACATGGTGCGCGGCCGCACCACCGCGCCAGCCGGGCTCGTGCTCGGGCACGAGATCACCGGCGAGGTCGTCGAGACCGGCCGCGACGTCGAGTTCATCAAGACCGGCGACCTGTGCTCGGTGCCGTTCAACATCGCATGCGGCCGCTGCCGCAACTGCAAGGAACGGCACACCGGCGTGTGCCTGAACGTGAACCCGGAACGCCCCGGCTCGGCGTACGGGTACGTGGACATGGGCGGCTGGGTCGGCGGCCAGGCCGAGTACGTGCTCGTGCCGTACGCGGACTGGAACCTGCTGGCGTTCCCCGACAAGGACCAGGCGATGGAGAAGATCCTCGACCTGACCATGCTCTCGGACATCTTCCCCACCGGGTACCACGGCTGCTACTCGGCGGGCGTCACCACCGGGTCCACGGTGTACGTCGCGGGCGCGGGGCCGGTCGGGCTGGCGGCGGCGCACTCGGCGCAGCTGCTGGGCGCGGCCGTGGTGGTCGTCGGTGACATGAACACCCAGCGGCTGGAGCAGGCCCGCAGCTTCGGCTGCGAGACGGTCGACCTGTCCGCCGACGCCTCGCTGCCGGACCAGCTCGAGCAGGTCCTCGGCGTCCCCGAGGTCGACGCCGCGGTGGACGCCGTCGGCTTCGAGGCGCGCGGCCACGGCCAGGACGCCGCGCACGAGGCACCGGCGACGGTGCTGAACTCGGTGATGGAGGTCACCAAGGCCGCGGGGCAGCTCGGCATCCCCGGCCTGTACGTGACCGGCGACCCAGGCGGCGTCGACGATGCGGCGAAGGTCGGCAGCCTGTCCGTCCGGATCGGCCTCGGCTGGGCGAAGTCGCACTCGTTCACCACCGGCCAGTGCCCGGTGATGAAGTACCACCGCGGCCTGATGATGTCGATCCTGCACGGCAAGGCACAGATCGCCAAGGCGGTGAACGCCACCGTGCTCCCGCTCGACCAGGCCCCGCGCGGCTACCAGGAGTTCGACAAGGGCGCGGCGAACAAGTACGTCCTCGACCCGCACGGCCTGATCGCCGCCTGA